In Beggiatoa leptomitoformis, the genomic window ACCACATTCATAGGGTTAGACGAACCAAAACTCTTTGCTAATACATCACGAATACCAACGGCATCCAATACCGCACGCATCGCACCACCTGCAATGATACCTGTACCTTCAGAGGCTGGCTGCATATAAACTTTAGATGCGCCATGTTCCGCCGTCACTGGGTAATATAAAGTCGTTCCTTTTAGGGAAACACTTCTCATATTTTTGCGGGCACTTTCCATCGCTTTTTGTATAGCTGCAGGCACTTCACGTGCTTTGCCATAGCCAAAACCAATTTTGCCTTTACCATCACCAACAACGGTTAATGCAGTAAAGCTAAAAATACGTCCGCCTTTTACAACTTTTGCGACACGATTCACAGCAACCAACTTCTCGACTAAGTCATCGTTTTTCGTGGTTGGAATATCATAATTATTCGTTGCCATATTGACCTTACCTAGAAGTTCAGACCGCTTTCACGTGCTGCATCAGCTAACGCTTTAACTCGTCCATGATATTTAAATCCAGAACGATCAAAAGCGATATCATCGATACCAGCTGCTTTTGCTCGCTCCGCAATTGCTTTACCAACTGCAACAGCGGCCGCGATATTACCACCATAACCAACTTGCTCTCGTAATGTTTTATCTAAGGTAGAGGCACTGGCTAACACCTTATCACCTTCAGGGGTGATAATCTGTGCATAAATATGGCATGGGGTTTTATGGATACATAATCTGTGCGAACCGAGCACCTTTATTTTGGCACGAGTCCGTTGCGCACGACGTAAACGGGCAATTTTCTTATCCATAGCGCTTATTTCTTCTTCACTTCTTTCATAATGATGACTTCGTTTGCATAACGAACACCTTTGCCTTTGTAAGGTTCTGGCGGACGATAAGCACGAATATTAGCAGCAATCTGCCCGACTTTTTGTTTATCCGCACCTTTCACAATCACTTCCGTTTGTGAAGGTGTTTCAATAGTAATGCCTTGCGGAATAACAAAGTTGACTGGGTGAGAAAACCCCAATGTTAAATTAAGTGTTGTTCCTTGCACTTGTGCACGATAACCGACACCAACTAAGGTTAATTTTCTTTCAAATCCTTTGCTTGCGCCCGTCACCATATTGCTTACAATTGCGCGGGTTGTTCCAGCCAATGCATTGGATTCTTTGGTTTCTTTGCGTGGTGCGAAGGTAAGTATACCGTCATCGAACACAACTTGCACATCAGCATGAACCTCATGCTCCAGAGAACCTTTACTGCCATTAACCTTCAAGAACTGTCCTTGCAGATTAACATCTGTTCCTTTTGGCACGGCCACAGGATTTTTTGCGATTCTTGACATGTTATTCGCAGTCTCCTTATGACACAACACATAAGACTTCACCACCGTGTCCATGCGTACGTGCAACATGGTCGGTCATCAAGCCTTTAGATGTAGAAATAATCGCGATACCCAAGCCATTCAACACACTGGGCAAGCTGTCTTTATCTTTATAAATCCGCAATCCTGGGCGACTGATACGTTTAATCTCAGAAATAACAGGCTTACTTAAATAATATTTCAATTCAAGCGTCAGAATGGCCTTTACGCCGTCAGATATCTTATAGTCACTAATATAACCCTCTGATTTGAGAATTTTAGCAACTTCAATCTTAATTTTAGAAACGGGCATATCAACAGTTTGTTTTCTAGTCGATTGCGCATTGCGTATGCGTGTCAGCATATCGGCAATAGGATCAGTCATGCTCATAGCTATTTTCCCTTTACCAACTGGCTTTGACTAAACCGGGAATATAGCCCAGCATTGCCATTTCACGTAATTTATTACGAGCCAATCCAAATTTTCTGTAAAACCCATGTGGACGACCTGTAATACGACAACGATTACGTATGCGACATGGACTTGAATCACGTGGTAACGCTTGGAACTGTTGACGTGCCAAATCGCGCTCTTCTTCGCTCAATTTCATGTCAACGATAATTTCTTTCAATTTTGAACGTTTCACCGCGTATTTTTGTACTGCTT contains:
- the rpsE gene encoding 30S ribosomal protein S5, which translates into the protein MATNNYDIPTTKNDDLVEKLVAVNRVAKVVKGGRIFSFTALTVVGDGKGKIGFGYGKAREVPAAIQKAMESARKNMRSVSLKGTTLYYPVTAEHGASKVYMQPASEGTGIIAGGAMRAVLDAVGIRDVLAKSFGSSNPMNVVRATFKALTDVSSPDYIAAKRGKTLEELQG
- the rplR gene encoding 50S ribosomal protein L18 — encoded protein: MDKKIARLRRAQRTRAKIKVLGSHRLCIHKTPCHIYAQIITPEGDKVLASASTLDKTLREQVGYGGNIAAAVAVGKAIAERAKAAGIDDIAFDRSGFKYHGRVKALADAARESGLNF
- the rplF gene encoding 50S ribosomal protein L6, which gives rise to MSRIAKNPVAVPKGTDVNLQGQFLKVNGSKGSLEHEVHADVQVVFDDGILTFAPRKETKESNALAGTTRAIVSNMVTGASKGFERKLTLVGVGYRAQVQGTTLNLTLGFSHPVNFVIPQGITIETPSQTEVIVKGADKQKVGQIAANIRAYRPPEPYKGKGVRYANEVIIMKEVKKK
- the rpsH gene encoding 30S ribosomal protein S8 produces the protein MSMTDPIADMLTRIRNAQSTRKQTVDMPVSKIKIEVAKILKSEGYISDYKISDGVKAILTLELKYYLSKPVISEIKRISRPGLRIYKDKDSLPSVLNGLGIAIISTSKGLMTDHVARTHGHGGEVLCVVS
- the rpsN gene encoding 30S ribosomal protein S14, whose protein sequence is MAKLSMINREVKRKKAVQKYAVKRSKLKEIIVDMKLSEEERDLARQQFQALPRDSSPCRIRNRCRITGRPHGFYRKFGLARNKLREMAMLGYIPGLVKASW